The following proteins are co-located in the Thermococcus sp. genome:
- a CDS encoding methyltransferase domain-containing protein, which yields MLEGITEEKIREGMELIRRGFDEKKLRARLGKNWEAIVEIARARIKARDKFSRDDLWMDLEGLRYATHEVVAKYRAGRLRKFGVKSIADVSCGIGIQLIFYAMRVERAYGIDIDPLKIEFARRNAEKYGVSNIEFINADSLREETVRRIDAEVIFSDPARPPEMPERRLEDLLPSPLEVYRAYSSKTDAFIFDLPPQMRRERVPWKGEFEYIDLHGHLNRLTFYTETLARAERSAVILPVGVRLESNPDLEDIVEWTEEPGEYLYEIPQAIDYADLLNELFHELPVKAKMLLREKRRVLATGDEPVKSPYLKRTYSVVAVLPFHPVRINDFLRREGYGRATLKVSVPQEDYWKIRRRIETNLKGEKRAFVFKVGEKAIIAEGL from the coding sequence ATGCTGGAGGGAATCACCGAGGAGAAAATCAGGGAAGGGATGGAGCTCATCAGGCGCGGTTTCGATGAGAAGAAACTCCGCGCGAGACTCGGTAAGAACTGGGAGGCCATAGTTGAGATAGCGAGGGCAAGGATTAAGGCTAGGGATAAGTTCTCGCGCGACGACCTGTGGATGGACCTTGAGGGCCTGCGCTACGCAACACACGAGGTTGTGGCTAAATACCGCGCCGGACGCCTCAGGAAGTTTGGAGTGAAGAGTATCGCCGACGTTTCCTGCGGAATAGGAATACAGCTCATCTTCTACGCGATGAGGGTTGAGAGGGCCTATGGCATTGACATAGACCCGCTTAAGATAGAGTTCGCGAGGAGAAACGCCGAGAAGTACGGGGTTTCGAACATCGAGTTCATCAACGCCGATTCCCTCAGGGAGGAGACCGTGAGGAGAATCGACGCAGAGGTAATATTCTCCGACCCTGCTAGACCTCCTGAGATGCCGGAGAGAAGGCTTGAAGACCTCCTTCCGAGCCCGCTTGAGGTTTACAGGGCTTACAGCTCAAAGACCGACGCATTTATCTTCGACCTTCCACCACAGATGAGGCGCGAGAGGGTTCCCTGGAAAGGGGAGTTCGAGTACATTGACCTGCACGGGCACCTAAACAGGCTAACCTTCTACACCGAGACCCTCGCGAGGGCCGAGAGAAGCGCTGTAATCCTTCCGGTGGGGGTCAGGCTGGAGAGCAACCCTGACCTTGAGGACATCGTTGAATGGACTGAAGAGCCCGGCGAATACCTCTACGAGATACCGCAGGCAATAGACTACGCGGATTTGCTCAACGAACTCTTCCACGAACTTCCCGTTAAAGCCAAGATGCTCCTAAGGGAGAAGAGACGCGTTTTAGCTACCGGAGACGAGCCGGTTAAAAGTCCCTACCTGAAGAGAACCTACTCGGTAGTTGCCGTCCTGCCCTTCCACCCGGTGCGGATAAACGACTTCCTCAGGAGAGAGGGCTACGGAAGGGCGACCCTCAAGGTAAGCGTCCCACAGGAGGACTACTGGAAAATCAGG
- a CDS encoding dolichyl-phosphate-mannose--protein mannosyltransferase: protein MDWKRVAFALIVALTMIGTVWFAYHFASQESLNDYIGDEVWYVPASRNVLHLLGVNVTYEHNGSYGVNVIFTNESDKLKYLSTADAIAAFNGVRLRIEYYNFPGVYYEIPKGKYRSFLNELALQVPGGAYYVVPGFRYPDKEGIQDYLNTEHPFLGKDIIMTSMVLLGDKPIYWRLPGIIEFALIELFVVLATYRISRSYLASLIALAFVVADPTLQATSIAAMLDIHVAFFVALFVLTLVYERELGSAVAIGFAGATKLSGAFGWPVLLYRALKRENSFIKFFSIVVIIPGIAFLIPEITIIKAIGFIPWLEQFLGSFKWHLSYKGPNPNTSPFWQWFVNYRAFPFHFNPNVFASTDPVLLLGMVVLILAMPWLHRRKPGILAPFMVFWSTIGFFALQYVLGGKTQFSFYATVLVPPAAVVMGVALNELLKWEAFRESLRLYWSWIIELKETVKARIGR, encoded by the coding sequence ATGGACTGGAAAAGGGTCGCTTTTGCTTTAATCGTCGCTCTTACAATGATTGGAACCGTGTGGTTCGCCTATCACTTCGCTTCTCAGGAGAGCCTGAACGACTACATAGGCGATGAAGTCTGGTACGTTCCGGCAAGCAGAAACGTCCTCCACCTCCTCGGTGTTAACGTAACTTATGAACACAACGGGAGCTACGGCGTTAACGTAATCTTTACCAACGAGAGCGACAAGCTCAAGTATCTCAGCACCGCAGATGCCATAGCGGCCTTCAACGGCGTGAGGCTCAGAATAGAGTACTACAACTTCCCCGGGGTCTACTACGAAATTCCAAAGGGTAAATACCGGAGTTTTCTCAACGAGCTCGCCCTCCAGGTACCCGGAGGTGCCTATTACGTCGTCCCGGGATTTAGATATCCGGACAAAGAGGGCATTCAGGACTACCTCAACACGGAGCATCCCTTTCTCGGGAAGGATATCATAATGACGAGCATGGTTCTTTTGGGAGACAAGCCTATTTACTGGCGCCTTCCAGGTATAATTGAGTTCGCTTTAATTGAGCTCTTCGTCGTTCTTGCGACGTACAGGATAAGCAGGAGCTACCTAGCATCGCTCATAGCACTGGCCTTCGTGGTCGCTGACCCGACGCTTCAGGCAACGTCGATAGCGGCGATGCTCGACATTCACGTGGCGTTTTTCGTCGCCCTGTTCGTTCTGACCCTGGTCTACGAGAGGGAACTGGGTTCGGCTGTGGCGATAGGTTTTGCCGGAGCGACAAAGCTGAGCGGTGCCTTCGGCTGGCCGGTGCTACTCTACAGAGCCCTAAAAAGGGAGAACTCGTTCATCAAGTTCTTCTCCATAGTGGTTATAATCCCGGGGATTGCATTCCTCATCCCGGAGATTACGATTATTAAGGCGATAGGCTTCATTCCATGGCTGGAACAGTTCCTCGGGAGTTTCAAATGGCATCTGAGCTACAAGGGGCCGAACCCCAACACCTCGCCCTTCTGGCAGTGGTTCGTCAACTACAGGGCCTTTCCGTTCCACTTCAACCCCAACGTCTTCGCAAGCACAGACCCCGTTCTGCTCCTCGGAATGGTTGTCTTAATCCTCGCAATGCCCTGGCTCCACAGGAGAAAGCCCGGAATACTTGCACCGTTCATGGTCTTCTGGAGCACAATCGGCTTTTTTGCCCTCCAGTACGTTCTCGGAGGAAAAACGCAGTTCAGCTTCTATGCGACGGTTTTGGTTCCACCGGCGGCTGTGGTTATGGGCGTGGCACTCAACGAGCTCCTCAAGTGGGAGGCCTTCAGAGAGTCCTTAAGGCTTTACTGGT